Proteins encoded by one window of Cyclobacteriaceae bacterium:
- a CDS encoding von Willebrand factor type A domain-containing protein — protein MKTQFMLMSAFLFASLGFQVQERMITGTVTSADDGSPLPGVNVTLKGTATGTVTDAKGTYSIKVPGSGGTLVFSFIGLQTQEIKVGTRSVIDVALSEDASELSEVVVTGYASRAYKRSKMQAEYAVPAVAYDYQKPDWNTEEYDGINENIFHDALRNPLSTFSIDVDAASYSNMRRFLNNGQRPPKDAVRIEELVNYFDYDYAQPKNEHPFNIITEISSAPWNPKHKLVHIGLQGKRIETENLPPSNLVFLIDVSGSMDEPNKLPLLKSSFKMLVNELRPQDHVAIVVYAGAAGLVLEPTSGAEKKKIIDALERLEAGGSTAGGAGIKLAYAVAHKHFKKEGNNRVILATDGDFNIGESSNAAMEQLIEKEKQGGVFLTLLGFGMGNYKDSKMKTLSMKGNGNYAYIDNITEAKKVLVNEFGGTLFTIAKDVKLQVEFNPAKVKAYRLIGYENRLLKNEDFNNDKKDAGDLGSGHTVTALYEIIPVGVESEFFTIDPLKYQTTKIDPSAAKSKELMTVKFRYKHPESETSKLIVHPMVDNQVALNQTTDNFRWSASVAAFGMLLRESEYVKAYTYDEVTALAESARGNDKEGYRIEFINMVKSFGGVVAKR, from the coding sequence ATGAAAACGCAATTTATGCTGATGAGTGCATTTCTTTTTGCAAGCCTGGGTTTTCAGGTTCAGGAAAGAATGATTACCGGAACCGTTACTTCCGCTGACGATGGAAGCCCACTACCCGGAGTGAATGTTACGCTAAAGGGAACAGCAACCGGAACAGTAACGGATGCCAAAGGAACGTATTCCATTAAAGTCCCCGGCAGTGGTGGAACATTGGTTTTCTCATTTATCGGATTACAAACGCAGGAAATAAAAGTGGGTACTCGCAGTGTGATAGATGTCGCGCTTTCAGAGGATGCATCCGAACTCAGTGAAGTAGTAGTTACCGGATATGCCAGTCGTGCGTACAAGCGATCAAAGATGCAAGCAGAGTATGCGGTACCAGCCGTTGCATACGATTATCAAAAGCCAGACTGGAATACAGAAGAGTATGACGGCATCAATGAAAATATTTTTCATGATGCGCTGCGCAACCCGCTGTCAACGTTTTCAATTGATGTGGATGCGGCTTCCTACAGTAACATGCGCAGGTTTCTGAATAATGGTCAGCGGCCACCCAAAGATGCTGTGCGCATTGAAGAGCTAGTCAACTACTTTGATTACGACTATGCGCAACCAAAAAATGAGCATCCGTTCAACATCATCACCGAAATTTCTTCTGCTCCGTGGAATCCAAAGCATAAGCTTGTGCACATCGGGTTGCAGGGTAAGCGCATTGAAACGGAAAATCTTCCGCCATCCAATCTCGTATTTCTGATCGATGTTTCAGGTTCAATGGACGAGCCCAATAAGCTTCCCTTATTGAAATCATCTTTTAAGATGTTGGTGAATGAATTGCGTCCGCAGGATCATGTGGCCATTGTGGTATATGCCGGTGCCGCAGGATTGGTGTTGGAGCCTACATCGGGTGCTGAAAAGAAAAAAATAATTGATGCACTCGAAAGGCTGGAAGCCGGTGGATCAACCGCTGGCGGTGCCGGTATCAAACTGGCGTATGCTGTCGCGCATAAGCATTTCAAAAAAGAAGGAAACAACCGGGTAATTCTCGCTACCGATGGTGATTTCAATATTGGTGAGTCCAGCAACGCGGCTATGGAGCAATTAATCGAAAAGGAAAAGCAAGGAGGCGTATTTCTTACCTTACTGGGTTTCGGTATGGGTAACTATAAGGATTCCAAAATGAAAACCTTGTCGATGAAAGGAAATGGAAACTATGCCTACATTGATAACATTACGGAAGCCAAGAAGGTGTTGGTGAATGAGTTTGGAGGAACGCTGTTTACGATTGCAAAAGATGTAAAGCTTCAGGTGGAGTTTAATCCGGCAAAAGTGAAAGCCTATCGCCTGATTGGTTATGAAAATCGCTTATTAAAAAATGAAGACTTCAACAACGATAAGAAAGATGCTGGTGATTTGGGTTCAGGCCACACCGTTACAGCCTTGTATGAAATTATTCCAGTAGGCGTGGAGAGTGAATTCTTTACCATTGATCCGCTGAAATATCAAACCACAAAAATTGATCCTTCAGCCGCCAAATCAAAGGAATTGATGACGGTGAAGTTTCGTTATAAGCACCCGGAATCAGAAACCAGTAAACTCATCGTTCATCCGATGGTGGATAACCAGGTGGCCCTTAATCAGACTACGGATAATTTTCGGTGGTCTGCATCTGTGGCTGCATTCGGTATGTTGCTGCGTGAATCTGAATATGTAAAAGCCTATACCTATGATGAGGTGACTGCCTTGGCTGAAAGTGCTCGTGGTAATGATAAAGAGGGGTACCGTATCGAATTCATCAACATGGTGAAATCATTTGGCGGGGTAGTCGCGAAACGATAA
- a CDS encoding glycosyltransferase, whose product MADTPKPRVLFYRTYFFKKSETFIYRQAINPFIHPFLLADRFIQSAEMPTNTFTKFKFSRPITYWLFTKWFGKQLGYGAKSIAKMKRLLAGESFDLLHAQFGDNGVLILPLAKQLNLPMVVSFHGFDASRKLANRSYREGLKDVFDYASAIIVCNTGMADVLPLSEAHKKKVRWVPYGIDIEQFTLDTSVAQPNSFNILHVGRLIEKKGVPDLIRAFARALKEVDQMTLHIVGTGKEEGECRALVKEFNLESNVVFHGWKSPKEVKELMQLCEVFVLNSRVASNGETEGLPVGLLEAMAMSRAVISTRHAGIPLAVENEVSGILVDERDTDSLSQQLIRLYHNKELRLAMGKAARAKVENQFTMKKMHENLRDIYTEIAKK is encoded by the coding sequence TTGGCTGATACTCCAAAACCCCGCGTGTTATTTTACCGCACGTACTTTTTCAAAAAGAGTGAAACGTTTATTTACCGTCAGGCCATCAACCCCTTTATACATCCGTTCTTATTGGCCGATCGGTTTATACAATCGGCTGAAATGCCAACCAATACCTTTACCAAGTTTAAATTCAGTCGTCCTATTACCTATTGGCTTTTCACAAAATGGTTTGGCAAGCAGCTTGGTTATGGGGCAAAGTCGATTGCGAAAATGAAGCGATTGCTGGCAGGCGAGTCGTTTGATTTGCTCCATGCACAATTTGGTGATAATGGTGTACTTATATTGCCTTTGGCGAAGCAGTTAAACCTTCCCATGGTTGTTTCTTTTCATGGCTTTGATGCTTCCAGAAAACTGGCTAACCGTTCGTATCGCGAAGGGCTGAAAGATGTTTTTGATTATGCTTCTGCCATTATTGTATGCAACACCGGTATGGCTGATGTGCTGCCCTTGAGTGAAGCGCATAAAAAGAAAGTGCGTTGGGTGCCTTACGGAATAGATATTGAACAATTCACCCTTGATACATCGGTTGCCCAACCAAATTCCTTTAACATTCTGCACGTTGGCCGATTGATTGAGAAAAAAGGTGTGCCCGACTTAATCCGTGCATTTGCCAGGGCGTTAAAGGAAGTTGATCAGATGACGTTGCATATTGTAGGTACTGGCAAAGAAGAAGGGGAATGTCGTGCATTGGTGAAAGAATTCAATCTTGAATCGAACGTTGTTTTTCACGGGTGGAAATCGCCAAAAGAAGTAAAAGAACTGATGCAACTATGCGAAGTGTTTGTACTTAACAGTCGTGTGGCTAGTAATGGAGAAACCGAAGGGTTGCCTGTGGGTTTGCTGGAAGCCATGGCTATGAGTAGGGCGGTTATTTCTACCCGCCATGCAGGCATACCGTTAGCTGTAGAAAACGAAGTAAGCGGAATTTTGGTTGATGAGCGTGATACCGATTCACTTTCACAACAATTGATTCGGTTGTATCACAACAAAGAATTGCGTCTGGCCATGGGCAAAGCAGCCAGGGCTAAGGTGGAAAATCAATTCACCATGAAAAAGATGCACGAAAACCTGCGCGATATTTATACTGAAATAGCCAAGAAATAA
- a CDS encoding sigma-70 family RNA polymerase sigma factor — translation MEDVPRQQYSEKEKAEIFDSEFMPHINSMHNFAYRLTFDEDDANDLVQDTYLKAFRFIDSFQKGTNAKAWLFRILKNSFINDYRKKSKEPAKVDYQDVETYYNSDDVDRQITPDLRVESLQDMIGDEISNALNALDVDFRTVIILADLEEFKYDEMAKILDIPIGTVRSRLHRARNLLKEKLSEYANKMGYKNT, via the coding sequence ATAGAAGACGTTCCGCGTCAACAGTATTCAGAAAAGGAGAAGGCCGAAATCTTTGATTCGGAGTTTATGCCCCACATTAACTCCATGCACAACTTTGCCTATCGCCTTACTTTTGATGAAGACGATGCCAATGATTTGGTTCAGGATACCTATTTGAAGGCATTTCGATTTATAGATTCTTTCCAGAAGGGAACTAATGCCAAAGCCTGGCTGTTCCGGATTTTAAAAAACAGTTTTATTAACGACTACCGGAAGAAGAGCAAAGAGCCGGCAAAAGTCGATTATCAGGATGTTGAAACCTACTATAATTCGGATGACGTAGACAGGCAAATCACTCCGGATTTGCGGGTGGAGTCGCTTCAGGATATGATCGGTGATGAAATTTCCAACGCCTTGAATGCATTGGATGTTGATTTCAGAACCGTGATCATTCTGGCAGACCTGGAAGAATTTAAGTACGATGAAATGGCAAAAATACTTGATATACCAATCGGCACGGTGCGAAGCCGACTTCACCGTGCGCGCAACCTGCTGAAGGAAAAATTAAGTGAGTATGCCAATAAAATGGGATATAAAAATACATAG
- a CDS encoding zf-HC2 domain-containing protein: MPDSTESTTPGKKLTCMEMLQLMLDGDATPEQQQQFKAHLDECMPCYKSYNLDVTLKTLIRTKCNGNGAKQELIEKIRNQISQNLSH, translated from the coding sequence ATGCCCGACTCTACAGAATCCACAACGCCCGGCAAGAAGTTAACCTGCATGGAAATGCTTCAACTGATGTTGGATGGGGATGCCACTCCCGAGCAACAGCAACAGTTTAAAGCACATTTGGATGAGTGCATGCCTTGTTACAAATCCTATAACCTGGACGTTACCTTAAAGACACTCATCCGTACCAAGTGCAACGGAAACGGTGCGAAACAAGAACTGATTGAGAAAATCAGAAATCAGATCAGTCAAAATCTATCGCATTAA
- the gmk gene encoding guanylate kinase, which translates to MSGKAIIFSAPSGSGKTTIVRHLLDNNPDLGFSISASTRDKRGRKEEHGKDYYFLTPEEFKRKIDNDEFIEWEEVYEGNYYGTLKTEIQRIWDEGKNVIFDVDVKGGLALKKYFGEKALSIFVKVPSMEILEQRLRGRGTESHASLSQRLFKAKFEMTFADKFDVVLVNEDLDKSLAEAQRLYNTFKR; encoded by the coding sequence ATGTCCGGAAAAGCAATCATTTTCAGTGCCCCATCCGGCTCCGGAAAAACAACCATCGTAAGACACTTACTGGACAACAACCCCGACCTTGGCTTTTCTATTTCAGCGTCCACGCGCGATAAGCGTGGCCGGAAGGAGGAACACGGAAAAGACTATTATTTTCTTACCCCCGAAGAATTCAAAAGAAAAATCGACAACGATGAATTCATTGAGTGGGAAGAAGTGTATGAAGGTAATTACTACGGAACGTTAAAAACAGAAATTCAACGCATTTGGGATGAAGGAAAAAACGTCATCTTTGATGTGGACGTAAAGGGAGGACTGGCGTTAAAAAAATATTTTGGAGAGAAGGCGCTTTCAATTTTTGTGAAAGTTCCTTCTATGGAAATTTTGGAACAACGCCTTCGCGGAAGAGGTACAGAATCGCACGCCAGTTTATCACAACGCCTTTTTAAGGCAAAGTTTGAAATGACCTTTGCCGATAAGTTTGATGTGGTACTGGTGAATGAAGATTTGGATAAATCGCTGGCAGAAGCGCAACGGTTATACAATACATTTAAAAGATAA
- a CDS encoding DUF6364 family protein — MTTKLTLSVNAKLAAKARRYAKKRGTSVSKLFEEHISSIQESTQDKERRVMLENLRKLKGIAKAASKAANYKDIIADSLIEKHLK, encoded by the coding sequence ATGACAACAAAACTGACACTTAGTGTAAATGCTAAATTGGCAGCTAAAGCCAGACGGTACGCTAAAAAGCGAGGCACAAGTGTTTCCAAACTTTTCGAAGAACACATTTCTTCAATTCAGGAAAGTACGCAAGACAAAGAAAGAAGGGTGATGTTGGAAAACCTCCGAAAACTCAAAGGTATTGCGAAAGCTGCTTCAAAAGCCGCCAATTATAAAGACATCATAGCCGATTCTCTTATTGAAAAACATTTGAAGTAA
- a CDS encoding PIN domain-containing protein: MQKVFLDTNVLLDFVLDRKPFSDYAEKIIASGLTHKKHLFVSALSLANIAYIVRKARKNPVSVIQELMTWTDVVNLTKHEFQQALKSGFKDFEDALQFYCAQHIQTDVIVTRNTRDYSTSSILVQTPLQFLKSLES; the protein is encoded by the coding sequence ATGCAAAAGGTCTTTTTGGATACCAATGTGCTGTTGGATTTTGTCTTGGACCGAAAGCCATTCTCCGATTATGCGGAAAAAATTATTGCCTCTGGATTAACACACAAGAAGCACCTGTTTGTTTCAGCATTATCTCTTGCCAATATAGCATACATCGTGAGGAAAGCTCGTAAAAACCCGGTTTCGGTGATTCAGGAGTTGATGACATGGACTGATGTGGTAAACCTCACCAAACATGAATTTCAACAGGCATTAAAGTCTGGGTTTAAAGATTTTGAAGATGCACTTCAATTTTATTGTGCTCAGCATATTCAGACTGATGTAATCGTTACACGTAACACGCGCGATTACTCCACATCATCCATTCTTGTTCAAACGCCTTTGCAATTCCTGAAATCCTTGGAAAGTTGA
- the nadD gene encoding nicotinate (nicotinamide) nucleotide adenylyltransferase, with the protein MKIGLFFGSFNPIHTGHMIIANIMAETTDLQKVWFVVTPQNPLKPSKGLLHDFDRYDMVRAAVYENYKLEVSDVEFHLPKPNYTIHTLVHLSEKHPDKEFKVIIGEDNLASFTKWKNYERILEDYGLYVYPRPNVTNAELRRHPNVKLVEAPMMDISATFIRNCIRNNQSVRYLVPDAVEAIIRAKKFYQ; encoded by the coding sequence TTGAAAATCGGATTATTCTTCGGCTCTTTCAATCCCATACACACCGGGCACATGATCATTGCCAACATCATGGCTGAAACCACCGATTTGCAAAAAGTGTGGTTTGTGGTTACACCGCAAAATCCCTTAAAGCCCAGTAAGGGATTACTTCACGATTTCGACCGGTACGATATGGTACGTGCTGCGGTATATGAAAACTATAAGCTGGAGGTTTCGGATGTTGAATTTCATTTGCCCAAACCAAACTACACCATTCATACCTTAGTGCATCTTTCGGAAAAACATCCCGATAAGGAATTTAAGGTAATTATCGGTGAAGACAATCTGGCTAGCTTTACCAAATGGAAAAACTATGAGCGCATACTGGAGGATTACGGCTTATATGTGTACCCACGTCCAAATGTAACAAATGCTGAACTCAGGCGTCACCCCAACGTTAAACTGGTTGAAGCCCCGATGATGGATATTTCCGCAACTTTTATCCGTAACTGCATCAGAAATAACCAATCGGTGCGTTATCTTGTTCCTGATGCGGTTGAGGCGATCATCCGGGCAAAAAAGTTTTACCAGTGA
- a CDS encoding DUF5686 and carboxypeptidase regulatory-like domain-containing protein, which translates to MRKIFYFLLICMPVLAFGGGIRGTIKADDGTVLSYATIYVKQLGTGTTTNENGFYELSMPPGTYDLVYQYLGYETQERKVTVGEGFEVINITMKSQVVVLQNIIVTSGNEDPAYTIMRKAIAKAKYHTQQLDSYTAQVYIKGKGKLVDYPWLAKKALEKEGIEKDRVFISESVSEIKYKRPNTFEEKVISIRSDGKDNNTSPNAFIFGSFYQPVIAETVSPLSPAAFGYYKFEYQGTFKDRSYEVSQIKVTPRSRGDNVVEGTIFIVEDWWSIHSLDLKTTKLGVRIGVKQVYTPVEDKAWMPVSQQFDIGGSFFGFEFVYNYLATVSDYKIELNPELQVEEMKVIDEKIFKDEAKELTQKYDQKNQQLQERLASDKEITRKELRSIIKEYEKQELKESKEPEVLSNTTFKIDSGAYKKDSAYWALIRPIPLTTEEIKGYQKTDSIAIEERKKEEGDTVKRSDKKKKGFQPWDLIIGDVYKISKHSNFEIKFPETWFNTVEGFNLIYRMNFGSILQDTLKTRLNIMPTLRYSFAREKLLGHLTFRLRNRNYRFEVQGGRYVKQFNPDEPILPVVNTFTTLFLEQNLMKIYERDYIDVLYRKRFSPKFTAETNWSWATRRELFNNSSYKLIDRDKIEDYTPNAPVSEELINTGFAEHSVLIGSVHMSARPWLKYRIRNGRRNEIESSTPTLLFTYRKGFSGILDSEINFDHVELGMKHEVAFGVRGRMHFFLRGGAFLNSDSLGFMDYKHFLGNETPFVTTDPVGSFRLLDYYRYSTADKYVVANVHYQFRKFLVTTIPEVRMFGIRENVFVNYLATPTSKNYTEVGYTIDGILRIFRLEAAAAFRDGKYLSYGFRVGIATNIALRFSDN; encoded by the coding sequence TTGAGAAAAATTTTCTACTTCCTTCTTATCTGCATGCCTGTGTTGGCTTTTGGCGGAGGTATTCGCGGCACCATTAAAGCCGATGATGGCACGGTATTGTCGTACGCCACCATTTATGTAAAACAGTTGGGTACAGGCACCACCACGAACGAAAATGGTTTCTATGAATTGAGCATGCCGCCCGGCACCTACGATCTGGTGTATCAATACCTGGGGTATGAAACTCAGGAACGGAAAGTAACCGTGGGTGAAGGTTTTGAAGTGATTAACATCACCATGAAATCGCAGGTGGTGGTGTTGCAAAACATAATTGTTACTTCAGGCAATGAAGATCCCGCCTATACCATTATGCGCAAGGCTATTGCCAAGGCCAAGTACCATACGCAACAACTGGATAGCTACACGGCACAGGTTTATATTAAAGGAAAAGGTAAACTGGTTGATTATCCGTGGTTGGCTAAAAAAGCATTGGAGAAGGAAGGGATTGAAAAGGATCGGGTTTTTATTTCTGAATCCGTAAGCGAAATCAAATACAAACGCCCGAATACTTTTGAAGAGAAGGTGATTTCCATCCGCAGTGATGGAAAAGACAACAACACGTCTCCCAACGCCTTTATTTTCGGTAGCTTTTATCAACCCGTTATTGCCGAAACGGTTTCACCTTTATCACCTGCTGCATTTGGATATTATAAGTTTGAGTACCAGGGTACATTTAAAGATCGTAGCTATGAGGTTAGCCAGATAAAAGTTACCCCGCGATCGCGTGGAGATAATGTGGTAGAGGGAACAATTTTCATTGTAGAAGATTGGTGGTCCATTCACAGCCTCGATTTAAAAACCACAAAACTGGGTGTGCGGATTGGTGTAAAACAAGTGTATACCCCGGTGGAAGACAAAGCCTGGATGCCGGTTTCGCAACAGTTTGATATTGGAGGGAGTTTCTTCGGTTTTGAGTTTGTTTACAATTACCTGGCTACGGTAAGCGATTATAAAATCGAATTGAATCCGGAACTGCAAGTTGAAGAAATGAAGGTGATCGATGAGAAAATCTTTAAAGATGAAGCTAAGGAGCTTACCCAAAAATATGATCAGAAAAACCAGCAACTTCAGGAGCGCCTCGCATCCGATAAGGAGATTACACGCAAGGAATTGCGCTCCATCATTAAAGAATATGAAAAGCAGGAGTTAAAAGAATCGAAAGAGCCGGAAGTACTTTCCAACACCACGTTTAAAATTGACAGTGGGGCATATAAGAAAGATTCTGCGTACTGGGCGCTAATTCGTCCGATACCATTAACCACAGAAGAAATAAAGGGCTACCAGAAAACGGATAGCATAGCGATTGAGGAGCGAAAGAAGGAAGAGGGTGATACTGTGAAGCGTTCAGATAAGAAGAAAAAGGGATTTCAGCCATGGGATCTGATCATAGGTGATGTCTATAAAATTTCAAAGCACTCCAATTTCGAAATCAAGTTTCCCGAGACCTGGTTTAATACCGTAGAAGGTTTTAACCTGATCTACCGGATGAATTTTGGTTCTATCCTTCAGGATACATTGAAAACACGACTGAACATTATGCCCACGCTCCGGTATTCCTTTGCGCGGGAAAAACTATTAGGTCATTTAACATTTCGCTTGCGAAATCGAAACTATCGTTTTGAAGTCCAGGGTGGACGTTATGTGAAGCAATTCAATCCCGATGAACCTATCCTTCCCGTGGTCAATACCTTCACTACGCTTTTTCTGGAGCAAAACCTGATGAAGATTTATGAACGCGATTACATCGATGTTTTGTATCGGAAAAGATTCAGTCCGAAGTTTACAGCCGAAACCAATTGGTCGTGGGCAACGCGCAGAGAACTATTTAATAATTCAAGTTATAAATTAATCGACCGCGATAAAATTGAAGACTACACACCGAATGCACCTGTAAGTGAAGAGTTGATCAACACTGGTTTTGCTGAACACAGTGTGTTGATCGGATCAGTTCATATGAGCGCCCGGCCGTGGTTAAAATATAGAATCAGAAATGGTAGACGAAATGAAATAGAAAGTTCAACCCCTACGTTGCTATTCACGTATCGGAAGGGATTTTCTGGCATACTTGATAGCGAAATTAATTTTGATCACGTGGAGTTGGGCATGAAGCACGAAGTTGCTTTTGGTGTACGCGGGCGCATGCATTTCTTTTTACGCGGGGGCGCGTTTCTGAACTCCGATAGTTTGGGATTTATGGACTACAAGCATTTCCTGGGAAATGAAACGCCATTTGTTACGACTGATCCGGTTGGTAGTTTTCGTTTGCTCGATTATTATCGGTACAGCACTGCCGATAAGTATGTGGTGGCTAACGTACATTACCAGTTCCGTAAATTTCTGGTCACAACCATTCCTGAAGTCAGGATGTTCGGCATTCGCGAAAATGTTTTTGTGAATTACCTGGCAACCCCCACATCAAAAAACTATACGGAAGTGGGGTACACCATTGATGGCATCTTACGCATTTTCAGGTTGGAAGCCGCAGCCGCTTTTCGCGATGGAAAATACCTGAGTTATGGATTCCGGGTGGGGATTGCCACAAACATTGCCCTTCGTTTTTCAGATAATTAA
- the mnmH gene encoding tRNA 2-selenouridine(34) synthase MnmH: MIISLDEFLKLRHELPTVDVRSEGEYAAGHIPGVINIPLLNNHERIAVGTDYKQKGQLEAIKTGFRLIGPRLNDIIDEALRVADGRELLVHCWRGGMRSANFCSFVQMAGIKTRSLKGGYKTYRQRAVESFASPFNLTVLGGETGSGKSEILRALKAAGEQVLDLEELAKHKGSVFGGLNLPPQPTTEQFQNELFEATLNLDLSKRIWIEDESIAIGKIFLPDSLWRTMGRSPVVEIDVPKDVRIQRLVKEYGKTNPEQFLEAMKKITKKLGGQHFNAAAEKLSQGDWQSTIDILLTYYDKAYRNGLERKQQRVVKRISWDGQRLDEVIKDFLNT, encoded by the coding sequence ATGATCATTTCCCTTGATGAATTTCTGAAGCTTCGTCATGAGTTGCCGACTGTTGATGTCCGGTCGGAAGGGGAGTATGCCGCAGGACATATTCCGGGTGTGATCAATATTCCGTTGCTTAATAATCATGAGCGAATTGCCGTTGGCACCGACTACAAACAAAAAGGACAGCTGGAGGCTATTAAAACCGGCTTTCGATTGATCGGCCCACGATTGAACGACATTATTGATGAGGCACTTCGCGTAGCAGATGGTCGTGAGTTGTTGGTGCATTGCTGGCGCGGGGGCATGCGCTCGGCCAATTTTTGCAGCTTCGTGCAGATGGCGGGCATTAAAACCCGATCCCTTAAGGGTGGCTACAAAACGTATCGCCAACGGGCTGTTGAATCGTTTGCCTCGCCCTTTAACCTGACGGTATTAGGTGGGGAAACGGGCAGTGGCAAAAGCGAAATTCTACGTGCATTAAAAGCAGCCGGTGAACAGGTACTTGATCTGGAAGAACTGGCAAAGCATAAGGGCTCCGTATTTGGCGGATTGAATCTGCCACCTCAACCAACCACGGAACAATTTCAAAACGAGTTATTCGAAGCAACCCTGAATCTGGATTTATCCAAGCGCATCTGGATCGAAGATGAGTCCATTGCTATAGGAAAAATATTTTTGCCGGATTCATTATGGCGCACGATGGGCCGGTCGCCTGTTGTAGAAATTGATGTTCCGAAGGATGTACGCATACAACGGTTGGTGAAAGAATACGGCAAAACCAATCCTGAACAATTTCTGGAAGCGATGAAAAAGATTACAAAAAAGCTGGGCGGGCAACATTTTAATGCAGCTGCAGAAAAACTTTCGCAAGGCGATTGGCAATCAACCATTGATATTTTGTTAACCTACTACGACAAAGCCTATCGCAATGGCCTGGAGCGAAAGCAACAACGCGTTGTTAAACGCATATCCTGGGATGGTCAGCGATTGGATGAGGTTATTAAAGATTTTTTAAACACATAG
- a CDS encoding GxxExxY protein has translation MTKKFLDDLTYKIIGAAIEVHKDLGPGLLESVYQKCLKQEFFLRELKYSSELFVPVQYKGIEMDTELRCDFLVEDSIVVELKAVDALAPVHEAQILTYMKLLHKPKGILINFNCANLFKEGQRTFVNELFRKLTDQ, from the coding sequence ATGACAAAGAAATTTCTCGATGATCTGACTTATAAAATTATTGGTGCTGCCATAGAAGTACATAAGGATTTGGGTCCGGGACTTTTAGAGAGTGTTTATCAAAAGTGCCTTAAGCAGGAATTTTTCTTACGAGAATTAAAATATTCCTCCGAACTATTCGTGCCAGTTCAGTACAAAGGCATTGAAATGGATACAGAACTGCGGTGTGATTTTCTTGTTGAAGATTCAATTGTTGTGGAATTAAAGGCAGTTGATGCCTTGGCACCAGTTCACGAAGCTCAAATCCTGACCTATATGAAGTTATTGCATAAACCGAAAGGAATTCTGATTAACTTCAATTGTGCAAACTTATTTAAAGAAGGACAACGGACATTTGTAAACGAACTATTCCGAAAACTAACTGACCAATAA